A part of Rhinatrema bivittatum chromosome 16, aRhiBiv1.1, whole genome shotgun sequence genomic DNA contains:
- the LOC115077605 gene encoding zinc finger MYM-type protein 1-like encodes MYHHKSGSQKRKQKRERKEEEEKLKKKKLIQQYFQKPQSDRGDEVQEMQTEASHETVEPTTLSCQVAAPVSISSVIEEEAETLCSMPPCAVSEDDADTRSCTSSPKRPVIIDEDSSSDQIVTSRVCTEVEEETPSCTNASSYPENDDVALNTTSIEQSHEEEIDWKDPALWPDVLKDKEREKIVLSGLFNVEQLKNMAQSLPKDADTRSFSDFLLYAKSSNGREKILRDWLRWSPSNKVLYCITCMAFTNDSICKTGSMLSRKDGFDPSKHKWHRLYIKLPEHEHSSQHRRNYWRWRTLQNSIGGHGVDYEIQRNLSKEADKFIALLERLLDVTLHLASRNMAFRGSSQRIGKIHNGNFLGTLEILARYDNLLREHLEKVKASQEKGKKLSTHYLSWATQNEFINICGKHVLNSILSERKEAIYFSIICDSTPDSSHTEQNAIVLRYVYRKPQDGKWNIRERFIEFFDFFQKTGKEIADMIMFRLNEHAIDLKDCRGQGYDNGANMSGRIKGVRAKIQETYPTAIFCPCAAHSLNLVGVHAAASCPEMKTFFGSVNRLYVLFSSSPARCNTLIEEVGRSRHGLSDTRWSSRIEAVRPIAQNLPSILKALEKVLASRKLTNDAHSDAQGLYDYFLSFRAVVLATFWVKVLTSFEERNKILQSRSISMEIGVANIKALSEEMKLLREKWPVLLSEAKAVADCMEIPKELLNPQQLRQIKSRHHDAIDPEDHFKANVFLVAMDTIISDLHQRFQSMEEVCKLFSPILKVRTMSEEDLMASTEELISAYPEDFTSSLLSELQHLRKVYEATFPEDMGPLDLLNSIYKLELQGIFGEVCIALRIFTTLPLSVAEGERAFSKLSSIKNYLRSTMSEQRLNGLAILSIEHELARQLSYKDLIKDFANQKVRRLIAS; translated from the coding sequence ATGTACCATCACAAATCTGGCTCTCAAAAACGGAAGCAGAAAAGAGAGCGtaaagaagaagaggaaaagttgaagaaaaaaaaactcatacAACAGTACTTTCAAAAGCCACAAAGTGACAGGGGTGATGAAGTTCAGGAAATGCAAACAGAAGCTTCTCATGAAACAGTTGAGCCGACTACTTTATCCTGTCAGGTAGCTGCACCTGTGAGCATTTCTTCAGTGATAGAAGAAGAGGCTGAAACATTGTGTAGTATGCCACCATGTGCAGTATCAGAAGACGATGCAGACACACGGTCCTGCACCTCGTCACCGAAAAGACCTGTCATTATAGATGAAGATTCGTCTTCAGACCAAATTGTGACATCCCGTGTTTGTACAGAGGTGGAAGAAGAAACACCTTCCTGCACAAATGCAAGTTCCTACCCTGAGAATGACGATGTTGCCCTAAACACAACTTCAATAGAACAGTCACACGAGGAAGAAATTGACTGGAAAGACCCAGCACTATGGCCAGATGTCCTCaaagacaaagaaagagagaagattgtCCTTTCTGGACTTTTCAATGTCGAGCAATTAAAGAATATGGCACAATCACTACCTAAAGATGCTGACACTCGTTCTTTCAGTGATTTTCTTCTATATGCCAAGTCATCAAATGGACGTGAGAAGATTTTAAGAGATTGGCTGAGATGGAGTCCAAGCAATAAAGTACTGTATTGTATAACTTGCATGGCATTTACTAATGACTCTATATGTAAAACAGGAAGCATGCTTAGTAGGAAGGATGGTTTTGATCCATCGAAGCACAAGTGGCATCGGTTGTACATAAAGTTGCCAGAGCATGAACACTCTTCACAGCACAGAAGGAACTACTGGAGGTGGAGAACACTTCAAAATTCTATAGGTGGTCATGGTGTTGACTATGAGATTCAAAGAAATTTGTCGAAGGAAGCCGATAAGTTTATAGCTCTTTTAGAAAGACTTCTGGATGTCACATTGCATCTGGCTTCAAGAAACATGGCGTTCAGAGGAAGTTCTCAAAGAATTGGAAAAATCCATAATGGCAATTTTTTGGGAACTTTGGAAATCTTGGCAAGATATGATAATTTACTGAGAGAGCATTTGGAAAAAGTCAAAGCTAgtcaggaaaagggaaagaaactTTCAACTCATTATCTGTCTTGGGCCACACAAAACGAATTCATTAATATTTGTGGAAAACATGTCCTGAATTCTATATTGTCAGAAAGGAAAGAAGCAATATACTTTTCAATAATATGTGATTCTACACCTGATTCTTCACATACGGAACAGAATGCAATCGTTTTACGATACGTTTACAGAAAGCCCCAAGACGGAAAATGGAACATTCGGGAAAGATTCattgaattttttgatttttttcagaagACTGGAAAAGAAATTGCAGACATGATCATGTTTAGGTTGAATGAACATGCCATTGACCTTAAAGACTGCAGAGGACAGGGATATGACAATGGTGCCAACATGTCTGGCAGAATTAAAGGTGTAAGAGCCAAAATCCAGGAGACATACCCAACAGCTATTTTTTGTCCCTGTGCTGCACATTCTTTAAACCTTGTGGGAGTGCATGCAGCCGCAAGCTGCCCTGAAATGAAGACCTTTTTTGGAAGTGTTAACAGGTTATATGTTCTGTTCAGTAGCAGCCCTGCAAGATGTAACACATTGATTGAAGAAGTTGGAAGGTCCCGGCATGGTTTAAGTGACACTCGGTGGAGTTCAAGAATAGAGGCTGTACGTCCAATTGCGCAGAATCTGCCAAGCATTTTAAAGGCTCTGGAAAAAGTTCTTGCATCCAGAAAACTCACAAATGATGCGCATTCAGATGCCCAAGGTCTATATGACTATTTTTTATCCTTTCGGGCAGTGGTTTTAGCAACATTCTGGGTAAAAGTGCTTACCAGCTTCGAGGAGAGAAACAAAATACTTCAATCAAGGTCTATTTCTATGGAAATTGGTGTCGCTAACATtaaagctctctctgaagagatgaAACTGCTTCGAGAAAAGTGGCCTGTTTTACTTTCTGAAGCTAAAGCTGTGGCAGATTGCATGGAGATTCCCAAGGAACTACTGAACCCTCAACAATTGCGGCAAATAAAGTCAAGGCATCATGATGCAATAGATCCTGAAGATCATTTTAAAGCTAATGTCTTCCTTGTGGCAATGGACACAATAATTTCTGACCTTCATCAACGCTTCCAGTCTATGGAGGAAGTCTGCAAGCTATTTTCTCCAATCTTAAAAgtgagaacaatgagtgaagaAGATCTGATGGCATCGACTGAGGAATTGATCTCAGCATACCCTGAAGATTTTACATCATCTTTACTCAGTGAGCTGCAACATCTTCGGAAAGTGTACGAAGCTACATTTCCAGAAGACATGGGTCCCTTAGATTTGCTTAACTCAATCTACAAACTAGAGCTTCAAGGAATATTCGGAGAGGTGTGTATTGCTCTTCGGATTTTCACCACCCTCCCACTTTCAGTGGCGGAAGGAGAGAGGGCATTTAGCAAACTTTCATCAATCAAGAACTATCTGCGTTCTACAATGAGTGAACAACGTCTAAACGGCCTGGCAATTCTCTCTATTGAGCATGAGCTTGCCAGACAACTCAGTTACAAAGACTTAATTAAAGATTTTGCAAATCAGAAAGTAAGAAGACTGATTGCTTCATAA
- the LOC115077607 gene encoding tachykinin-like peptides receptor 86C, which translates to MFLRLSLIFSDYPQLQVPLFLVFLLIYLITLLGNLVLITVTCADPRLHTPMYFFLSNLSVTDICYTSVIIPKLCGVLLSEDKTISYVGCLLQLYVFISSGGAEAFLLTAMAYDRYVAVCHPLNYALIMSQKVCWITSLLSSGAIVVSVSHLSFCDSNMINHFFCDLMPLLKLSCMDTTSSEAILFVCLTVPAFLVTLLTYIYIISAILRIRSAEGKRKAFPTCSSHLTIVIVFDLSIFFVYLRPTSSYFLEEGTVLSVLYAAVTPMLNPIIYSLRNKEVKNALKKVMRIINCIRISRLNNNDNNDTEQDRESFGCCILRTKRRQLRMSGVLNSKMPHTKRKGKVRQDASTPARPAPIQTTLPGYYLKAGKETLESPAIMLSEEQAPTLLGDVTLSPGAPITPTPPKSTASASEPGFFLRWMASLESSPIEEVKGIETAMPEKVRGGEPLADEGGLCPNRDREITGGRTAPVNGLESFSSLDDKDTSRISNVQLLPTEVDLFRGDATNVTLEMIWKAVNVIHKDIGKLNLSVNDMQKAISNLNPLVTSNVLALTKVEEEITQLKQVQTTIIQGETMLSRKVEMLENSIDRLI; encoded by the exons ATGTTTTTAAG ACTCTCATTGATTTTTTCTGATTATCCCCAACTGCAGGTTCCCCTCTTCCTGGTCTTCCTGCTCATCTACCTGATCACCTTGCTGGGGAACCTTGTGCTTATCACAGTGACCTGTGCTGACCCccgcctgcacacccccatgtacttcttcctcagtaacctTTCAGTCACAGACATTTGCTACACCTCAGTCATTATCCCAAAACTTTGTGGGGTCCTCCTTTCAGAGGATAAGACCATTTCCTATGTTGGATGCCTACTACAGTTGTATGTCTTCATTAGCTCTGGTGGTGCTGAGGCCTTCCTGCTTACTGCCATGGCTTATGACCGCTATGTGGCAGTCTGCCATCCCTTAAACTATGCACTTATCATGAGTCAAAAGGTCTGTTGGATCACCAGCCTTCTGAGTTCTGGGGCAATTGTGGTTTCTGTTAGTCACCTTTCATTCTGTGACTCTAACATGAtcaatcatttcttctgtgacctcATGCCACTGTTAAAGCTTTCCTGCATGGATACAACCAGCTCTGAAGccatattgtttgtttgtttaactgTGCCTGCCTTCCTTGTGACTCTCTTAACTTACATCTACATCATCTCAGCCATCCTGAGGATCCGCTCTGCAGAGGGGAAGCGTAAAGCTTTccccacctgctcctcccacctcaccatTGTCATTGTGTTTGATCTGTCCATTTTCTTTGTCTACCTGAGACCCACCTCATCATACTTCCTGGAAGAGGGTACAGTCCTATCCGTGCTCTATGCAGCTGTCACCCCCATGCTGAACCCAATAATTTATAGTCTGAGGAACAAGGAGGTAAAAAATGCACTGAAGAAAGTC ATGCGTATTATTAACTGCATACGCATCAGCAGGTtgaataataatgataataatgataCAGAGCAGGACAGGGAATCTTTTGGCTGCTGCATCCTGAGAACGAAGAGGAGACAGCTCAGAA TGAGTGGCGTTCTTAACAGTAAGATGCCACACACTAAACGGAAGGGGAAGGTAAGGCAGGACGCCTCGACCCCAGCCCGACCAGCACCCATTCAAACCACTTTGCCAGGATATTATCTTAAAGCAGGAAAAGAAACCCTGGAGAGTCCCGCTATAATGTTGAGTGAGGAGCAAGCACCCACATTATTGGGAGATGTGACCCTGAGTCCCGGGGCCCCAATAACACCTACCCCACCAAAGAGCACTGCGTCGGCCAGTGAACCAGGCTTCTTTCTAAGATGGATGGCGTCGTTGGAATCAAGTCCGATCGAGGAGGTAAAAGGCATAGAGACTGCAATGCCAGAGAAGGTAAGAGGAGGCGAACCTCTTGCCGATGAAGGGGGCCTCTGTCCAAATAGAGACAGAGAGATAACCGGCGGAAGAACTGCTCCGGTTAATGGATTGGAAAGCTTCTCCTCTCTGGATGACAAAGATACCTCTAGGATCTCTAATGTTCAGCTTTTACCTACTGAAGTAGATTTATTTAGAGGAGATGCTACTAATGTTACATTAGAAATGATATGGAAAGCAGTAAATGTAATTCATAAGGATATTGGGAAGCTTAATTTAAGTGTAAATGACATGCAAAAAGCAATATCAAATTTGAATCCATTGGTAACAAGTAATGTGTTAGCATTAACAAAGGTTGAAGAGGAAATAACTCAGTTGAAACAAGTTCAGACAACTATTATACAGGGTGAAACAATGCTCTCTAGGAAAGTAGAGATGTTAGAGAATAGTATCGACAGGTTAATTTGA
- the LOC115077606 gene encoding olfactory receptor 5B21-like, giving the protein MENMTMVTEFIILGLSDNPQLQVPLFLVFLLIYLITLLGNLVIITLTCADARLHTPMYFFLSNLSFTDISYTSVIVPKLLRILLSGDKTISYAGCLLQLYFFISSGSAEAFLLTAMAYDRYVAVCHPLNYALIMNQRVCNFLVATCWITSFLSSGAILASVTHLLFCDSNVIEHFFCDLIPLLKLSCNDTAGPETVLFVEAALMSVPAFLVIITSYTYIISAILRIRSAEGKRKAFSTCSSHLIVISMYYLSLFSMYLRPTSAYSQEQGKILSLVYTTVSPMLNPIIYSLRNKEVKNALSKVIGR; this is encoded by the coding sequence ATGGAAAATATGACGATGGTGACAGAATTCATTATTCTGGGACTTTCTGATAATCCCCAGCTGCAGGTTCCCCTCTTCCTGGTCTTCCTTCTCATCTACCTGATCACCCTGCTGGGGAACCTTGTAATTATCACACTGACCTGTGCTGACGCCCGCCTGCATacccccatgtacttcttccttaGTAATCTCTCATTCACAGACATCAGCTACACCTCAGTCATTGTCCCAAAACTTCTGAGGATCCTCCTATCAGGGGATAAGACCATTTCCTATGCTGGATGCCTACTGCAGTTATATTTCTTCATTAGCTCTGGTAGTGCTGAGGCCTTCCTGCTTACTGCCATGGCTTATGACCGCTATGTGGCAGTCTGCCATCCCTTAAACTATGCACTTATCATGAATCAAAGGGTCTGTAACTTCCTGGTGGCCACCTGTTGGATCACCAGCTTTCTGAGTTCTGGGGCAATCTTGGCTTCTGTTACCCACCTTTTATTCTGTGACTCTAATGTGATCGAACATTTCTTCTGTGACCTCATTCCTCTGTTAAAGCTTTCTTGCAATGACACAGCTGGCCCTGAAACTGTATTATTTGTTGAAGCTGCATTGATGTCAGTGCCTGCCTTCCTTGTGATTATTACATCTTACACATACATCATCTCAGCCATTCTGAGGATCCGCTCTGCAGAGGGAAAGCGtaaagccttctccacctgttCTTCCCACCTCATTGTCATCTCCATGTATTATTTGTCACTCTTCTCCATGTACCTGAGACCCACCTCAGCATACTctcaggaacagggtaaaatCCTGTCTCTGGTATATACAACTGTCTCCCCCATGCTGAACCCAATAATTTATAGTCTGAGAAACAAGGAAGTGAAAAATGCACTGAGCAAAGTCATAGGGAGGTAG
- the LOC115077604 gene encoding olfactory receptor 5B21-like: protein MENMTMVTEFIILGLSDNPQLQVPLFLVFLLIYLITLLGNLVIITVTCADPRLHTPMYFFLSNLSFTDIIYTSVIIPKLLGVLLSGDKTISYAGCLLQLQFFMSSGGAEAFLLTAMAYDRYVAVCHPLNYALIMSKRFCNFLVATCWITSFLCCGAIMASITRLLFCDSNVVNHFFCDLMPLLKLSCTDTASTEVVLFVEAALLSCPSFLVIITSYTYIISAILRIHSAAGKRKSFSTCSSHLTIVFVFYLSIYCVYLRPNSTYSQEQGKILSVLYTTVSPMLNPIIYSLRNKELQNALSKVIGK from the coding sequence ATGGAAAATATGACGATGGTGACAGAATTTATTATTCTGGGGCTTTCTGATAATCCCCAGCTGCAGGTTCCCCTGTTTCTGGTCTTCCTGCTCATCTACCTGATCACCCTGCTGGGGAACCTTGTGATTATCACAGTGACCTGTGCTGACCCccgcctgcacacccccatgtacttcttcctcagtaatCTCTCATTCACAGACATCATCTACACCTCTGTCATTATCCCAAAACTTCTTGGGGTCCTCCTATCAGGGGATAAGACAATTTCCTATGCTGGATGCCTACTGCAGCTGCAATTCTTCATGAGCTCTGGTGGTGCTGAGGCCTTCCTGCTTACTGCCATGGCTTATGACCGCTATGTGGCAGTCTGCCATCCCTTAAACTATGCACTTATCATGAGTAAAAGGTTCTGCAACTTCCTGGTGGCCACTTGTTGGATCACCAGCTTTCTGTGTTGTGGGGCAATCATGGCTTCTATCACCCGCCTTTTATTCTGTGACTCTAATGTGGTCAATCATTTTTTTTGTGACCTCATGCCCCTGTTAAAGCTTTCCTGCACTGACACGGCTAGCACTGAAGTTGTATTATTTGTTGAAGCTGCTTTGTTGTCATGCCCTTCCTTTCTTGTGATTATTACATCTTACACGTACATCATCTCAGCCATCCTGAGGATCCACTCTGCAGCAGGGAAACGCAAATCCTTTTCCACCTGCTCCTCTCACCTCACCATCGTCTTTGTGTTCTATCTGTCCATTTACTGTGTTTATCTTAGACCCAACTCAACATACTCCCAGGAGCAGGGTAAAATTCTGTCAGTATTGTATACGACTGTCTCCCCTATGCTGAACCCCATTATTTACAGTCTGAGGAACAAGGAATTACAAAATGCATTGAGTAAAGTCATAGGGAAATAG